From one Rhodovulum sp. ES.010 genomic stretch:
- a CDS encoding TRAP transporter small permease subunit, translating to MTAFMRAYVRIVDGANYHIGRVMMYGIFVMAAILLWSSISKTYFLPSLWTLEMAQFAMVAYYIMGGPYSMQLGSNVRMDLFYGRWSVTTRAWVDSFTVLFLIFFLGVLLYGGIDSLLYSLQYTERSPTAWRPVLWPIKTIMCIGIGLMLLQAISELFKDIAHIRDIEI from the coding sequence ATGACCGCCTTCATGCGTGCCTATGTCCGCATCGTCGATGGTGCGAACTATCACATCGGCCGGGTGATGATGTACGGCATCTTCGTGATGGCGGCGATCCTGCTTTGGTCGTCGATCTCAAAGACCTACTTCCTGCCTTCGCTCTGGACACTGGAGATGGCCCAGTTCGCCATGGTCGCCTATTACATCATGGGCGGGCCCTACTCGATGCAGCTCGGCTCGAACGTCCGGATGGACCTGTTCTACGGCCGCTGGTCGGTCACCACGCGCGCCTGGGTGGACAGTTTCACGGTGCTGTTTCTGATCTTCTTTCTCGGCGTGCTGCTTTATGGCGGCATCGACAGCCTGCTTTACAGCCTGCAATACACCGAGCGCAGCCCGACCGCCTGGCGCCCCGTGCTCTGGCCGATCAAGACGATCATGTGCATCGGTATCGGGCTGATGCTGCTGCAGGCGATCTCGGAGCTGTTCAAGGACATCGCGCATATCAGGGATATCGAGATTTGA
- a CDS encoding glutamine synthetase family protein, translating to MPGNLTLDALTKLVDDGQIDTVMMAQIDMQGRLMGKRFHARHFVEHGVHETHSCNYLLTVDQEMEPVPGYASASWAQGYGDYMMKPDLSTLRLTPWAPGAALVICDTLEHDGSRPIAVSPRAILKAQLARLAEKGMDCKVASELEFYVFRQGFEEAHDGGYRDLTPTSPYNEDYHLFTTAREETLMRAVRNGLYGAGILVENSKGEAWAGQHEINVKYSDALDSADTHVITKQAVKEIALKLGHAVTFMAKYADDPAGSSCHIHQSIWSSDGVPLFLDEGDPHGMADTMRAYVAGLLKYASDFTLFLAPNINSYKRYVAGTFAPTKAVWSRDNRTAGYRLVGENSKAIRIENRVGGADLNPYLAFAAQIAAGLAGIEEGLDLEPEFTGDAYTGEGIREIPKTLRAAIETADGSAMLRAALGDDVIDHYVHAARWEQSEYDRRVTDWEVARGFERA from the coding sequence ATGCCCGGCAACCTGACCCTTGACGCGCTGACCAAGCTGGTCGACGACGGCCAGATCGATACCGTGATGATGGCCCAGATCGACATGCAGGGCCGGCTGATGGGCAAGCGCTTCCATGCGCGGCATTTCGTGGAACACGGTGTGCACGAGACTCATTCCTGCAACTATCTGCTGACCGTCGACCAGGAGATGGAGCCGGTGCCAGGGTACGCGTCGGCCAGCTGGGCGCAGGGCTACGGCGACTACATGATGAAGCCCGACCTCTCGACGCTGCGCCTCACCCCCTGGGCCCCCGGCGCGGCGCTGGTGATCTGCGACACGCTGGAACATGACGGCAGCCGGCCGATCGCGGTTTCGCCGCGGGCGATCCTGAAGGCGCAACTGGCCCGACTGGCCGAGAAGGGCATGGACTGCAAGGTGGCTTCGGAACTGGAGTTCTACGTCTTCCGCCAGGGCTTCGAAGAGGCCCATGACGGCGGCTATCGCGACCTCACGCCGACGAGTCCTTACAACGAGGACTACCACCTGTTCACGACGGCGCGCGAGGAAACCCTGATGCGCGCCGTGCGCAACGGGCTCTACGGCGCCGGCATCCTTGTCGAGAACTCCAAGGGCGAGGCCTGGGCCGGACAGCACGAGATCAACGTCAAGTACTCCGATGCGCTCGACAGCGCCGACACTCATGTCATCACCAAGCAGGCGGTCAAGGAGATCGCGCTGAAGCTGGGCCACGCCGTGACCTTCATGGCAAAATATGCCGACGATCCGGCCGGATCCTCCTGCCACATCCACCAGTCGATCTGGTCTTCGGACGGCGTGCCGCTGTTCCTCGACGAGGGGGACCCGCACGGCATGGCCGACACGATGCGCGCCTATGTGGCGGGGCTGTTGAAATACGCCTCCGACTTCACATTGTTCCTCGCGCCCAACATCAACAGCTACAAGCGTTACGTCGCGGGCACCTTCGCGCCGACCAAGGCCGTCTGGTCGCGCGACAACCGCACGGCGGGCTACCGGCTGGTGGGCGAGAACTCCAAGGCGATCCGCATCGAGAACCGGGTGGGGGGCGCCGATCTCAACCCCTATCTCGCCTTCGCCGCCCAGATCGCCGCGGGGCTTGCGGGCATCGAGGAAGGGCTGGACTTGGAGCCCGAATTCACCGGCGACGCCTATACCGGCGAGGGCATTCGCGAAATACCCAAGACATTACGCGCCGCCATCGAGACCGCCGACGGCTCCGCCATGCTCCGTGCCGCGTTGGGCGACGACGTGATCGACCACTACGTCCACGCCGCTCGCTGGGAACAATCCGAATACGACCGCCGCGTGACCGACTGGGAAGTGGCCCGCGGCTTCGAAAGGGCCTGA
- a CDS encoding virulence factor, translating into MPDLTIVYWRDIPAQVIVGKGRRAEKRVLSERFEQAIDRCAMQVGARDTDAYLAEWRRAAPVEREGEAAALAEAEAARLEADYDTARLKALIAASGWDHA; encoded by the coding sequence ATGCCCGACCTCACCATCGTCTACTGGCGCGACATTCCCGCCCAGGTGATCGTGGGCAAGGGCCGCCGGGCGGAAAAGCGTGTGCTGTCCGAGCGCTTCGAGCAGGCGATCGACCGCTGCGCGATGCAGGTGGGGGCACGGGACACCGACGCCTACCTCGCCGAGTGGCGGCGCGCTGCCCCGGTCGAACGCGAGGGCGAGGCAGCCGCGCTGGCCGAGGCCGAGGCGGCCCGGCTGGAGGCGGATTACGACACCGCCCGGCTCAAGGCGCTGATCGCGGCTTCCGGATGGGATCACGCGTGA
- a CDS encoding N-formylglutamate amidohydrolase — translation MPEHGSDASEHRPLVENAGGAGPFVVVCDHASNAIPPGLARLGLAPGDEASHAAWDPGALGVARALSGALDAPLVAAAVSRLVHDVNRPEGSAEAMPKRTETVTIPGNAGLTMAHRAARGRRYYVPFHAAIEEVYAARPKAALVTVHSFTPVWHGTRRAVEIGIVHDSDSRLADAMLARPPAGRRAGRNDPYGPEHGVTHTLRRHGVERGRLNVMLEIRNDLVADAEAEAAMGRMLAEWVAAARADLGQGAGA, via the coding sequence ATGCCCGAACATGGGAGCGACGCGTCGGAGCATCGGCCGCTGGTGGAGAATGCCGGCGGTGCGGGTCCGTTCGTCGTGGTGTGCGACCATGCGTCAAACGCCATCCCGCCCGGGCTCGCCCGGCTGGGCCTTGCGCCCGGCGACGAGGCGAGCCACGCCGCCTGGGACCCCGGCGCGTTGGGTGTTGCACGCGCCCTGTCGGGTGCGCTGGACGCGCCGCTGGTGGCGGCTGCCGTTTCGCGTCTGGTCCATGACGTGAACCGCCCCGAGGGCTCGGCCGAGGCGATGCCGAAGCGCACGGAAACCGTTACCATACCGGGCAATGCCGGCTTGACCATGGCGCACCGGGCCGCGCGTGGGCGGCGGTACTACGTGCCGTTCCATGCCGCCATCGAAGAGGTTTACGCCGCGCGGCCAAAGGCGGCGCTGGTCACGGTGCATAGCTTCACCCCGGTCTGGCACGGGACGCGGCGCGCGGTGGAAATCGGCATCGTTCACGATAGCGACAGCCGCCTTGCGGATGCGATGCTGGCCCGGCCGCCCGCCGGGCGCCGCGCCGGGCGCAACGATCCCTATGGACCGGAACACGGGGTCACCCATACACTTCGTCGGCACGGGGTGGAGAGGGGGCGCCTCAACGTCATGTTGGAGATCCGCAACGACCTTGTCGCCGATGCGGAGGCCGAGGCCGCGATGGGGCGGATGCTGGCCGAGTGGGTCGCCGCGGCGCGGGCCGATCTGGGACAGGGGGCGGGGGCATGA
- a CDS encoding outer membrane protein — MTKLTATAVLLLSTTGAAFAAGPEPMPPQPMVAAPASAPAVSWDGPYAGGQLGYAFGDFSLDPGDFDDDSIIGGFHIGYRFGLGNGWYLGPEFQYDWADLTVESLGQNVDFDEMARLKLVAGREVGPRGLMYGSIGYAYGDYGDPGDLLDASNDSWLAGFGYDYSLGNNWTIGGEYQYHDFNDVEVQTIHLKVGFQF, encoded by the coding sequence ATGACGAAACTGACAGCGACTGCAGTTCTTCTTTTGTCGACCACCGGCGCAGCCTTTGCCGCCGGCCCCGAACCGATGCCGCCGCAACCGATGGTGGCAGCGCCGGCGTCGGCGCCGGCCGTCTCCTGGGACGGCCCGTATGCCGGCGGCCAACTGGGCTATGCCTTCGGCGATTTCAGCCTCGATCCGGGCGATTTCGACGATGACAGCATCATCGGCGGCTTCCACATCGGTTATCGCTTCGGCCTCGGCAATGGCTGGTATCTCGGTCCCGAGTTCCAGTACGACTGGGCCGACCTGACCGTCGAAAGCCTCGGACAGAACGTCGATTTCGACGAGATGGCGCGGCTGAAGCTGGTCGCGGGCCGCGAAGTCGGCCCCCGCGGCCTGATGTACGGCAGCATCGGCTATGCCTATGGCGATTACGGCGACCCCGGCGACCTGCTGGACGCCAGCAACGACAGCTGGCTCGCCGGCTTCGGCTACGACTACAGCCTCGGCAACAACTGGACCATCGGTGGCGAGTATCAGTACCACGACTTCAACGATGTCGAGGTGCAGACGATCCACCTCAAGGTGGGCTTCCAGTTCTAG
- a CDS encoding RlmE family RNA methyltransferase: protein MAGKRGSSGRGQRDLKVKVKTARGRRLSSTRWLERQLNDPYVKRARADGYRGRAAYKILELDDKYRFLIPGARVVDLGCAPGGWCQVAVKRVNALGEKPGKAVGRVLGIDLQEVEPVPGAEIHRLDFLEEGADDKVKDWLGGKADVVMSDMAAASSGHKQTDHLRIVALCEAAAELAFDVLEEGGTFVAKVLAGGAESELQTVLKRRFDKVANVKPPASRSDSSEKFVVATGFRGAA from the coding sequence ATGGCAGGCAAGCGCGGGTCGAGCGGGCGCGGGCAGCGCGATCTGAAGGTCAAGGTCAAGACGGCGCGGGGGCGGCGGCTGTCGTCCACGCGCTGGCTGGAGCGGCAACTGAACGACCCTTACGTAAAACGCGCGAGGGCCGACGGTTATCGCGGGCGGGCGGCCTACAAGATCCTCGAACTCGACGACAAGTACCGCTTCCTGATCCCCGGCGCGCGGGTGGTGGACCTCGGCTGCGCGCCGGGCGGCTGGTGCCAGGTCGCGGTGAAGCGGGTGAACGCGCTGGGGGAGAAACCCGGCAAGGCGGTGGGTCGTGTCCTCGGCATCGACCTGCAGGAGGTGGAGCCGGTGCCGGGCGCCGAGATCCACCGTCTGGATTTCCTGGAGGAAGGCGCCGACGACAAGGTGAAAGACTGGCTGGGCGGCAAGGCGGACGTGGTGATGAGCGACATGGCGGCGGCATCGTCGGGCCACAAGCAGACCGACCATTTGCGGATCGTGGCGCTGTGCGAGGCGGCGGCCGAGCTTGCCTTCGATGTCCTGGAAGAGGGCGGCACCTTCGTCGCCAAAGTGCTGGCTGGCGGCGCCGAGAGCGAGTTGCAGACGGTTCTGAAGCGGCGTTTCGACAAGGTCGCGAATGTCAAGCCGCCGGCGAGCCGGTCGGACAGTTCGGAAAAGTTCGTGGTCGCGACGGGATTCCGGGGGGCAGCGTGA
- a CDS encoding 5,10-methylenetetrahydrofolate reductase, giving the protein MGLLQFRKRAPLAATPGPLAEFVRGYSMEVMPRTAEKIADFRELLPQGTRVYIAHLDGTPIEDMVATAARLRAEGFEPMPHFPARSIPDRTTLADWIDRYRGEADVRQALVLAGGIPTPRGAFHCSMQLLETGLFDAAGFDRLHVAGHPEGSRDIDADGSDRLVMEALHWKQAFNARTDAEMAIVTQFAFEAEPVIAWADRLRAEGVDLPIHIGVAGPAKLQTLVKFAIACGVGPSLKVLQRRARDVSKLVLPFTPDEFLTDLATAAARRPDDFPIQGMHFFPLGGIKTNAAWLAEHGLAPAQES; this is encoded by the coding sequence ATGGGACTGCTGCAATTCAGAAAGCGCGCGCCGCTGGCCGCGACGCCGGGGCCGCTCGCGGAGTTCGTCCGTGGTTACTCGATGGAGGTCATGCCCCGGACCGCCGAGAAGATTGCCGATTTCCGGGAATTGCTGCCCCAGGGCACGCGGGTCTATATCGCCCATCTTGACGGTACGCCGATCGAGGACATGGTGGCGACGGCCGCGCGGCTGCGCGCCGAGGGCTTCGAGCCGATGCCGCATTTCCCCGCCCGCTCGATCCCCGACCGGACAACGCTCGCGGACTGGATCGACCGCTACCGCGGAGAGGCGGACGTCCGCCAGGCGCTGGTGCTCGCCGGCGGTATCCCGACGCCCCGCGGCGCGTTCCATTGCTCGATGCAATTGCTGGAAACCGGGCTGTTCGATGCCGCCGGGTTCGACCGCCTGCACGTCGCCGGCCACCCCGAAGGCTCGCGCGACATCGACGCCGACGGCAGCGACCGGCTGGTGATGGAGGCGCTGCACTGGAAGCAGGCGTTCAACGCGCGCACCGACGCCGAAATGGCCATCGTCACCCAGTTCGCGTTCGAGGCGGAGCCGGTGATCGCCTGGGCCGACCGGTTGCGGGCCGAGGGGGTCGACCTGCCGATCCATATCGGCGTGGCCGGCCCCGCCAAGCTGCAGACGCTTGTGAAATTCGCCATCGCTTGCGGCGTCGGACCCTCGCTCAAGGTGCTGCAGCGGCGCGCCCGCGACGTCTCCAAGCTGGTGCTGCCCTTCACGCCGGACGAGTTCCTGACCGACCTCGCCACCGCCGCCGCCCGGCGCCCGGACGACTTCCCGATCCAGGGCATGCATTTCTTCCCGCTCGGCGGGATCAAGACCAACGCGGCCTGGCTTGCCGAGCACGGCCTCGCCCCCGCCCAGGAAAGCTGA
- a CDS encoding Ppx/GppA phosphatase family protein yields MAPRRPTGAGAFPKAVATSAPPPPDPASLYAALDLGTNSCRMLIAQPKGNQFHVVDSFSKSVQLGTGLESSGRLSRASMARTVQALRICKGKLEKHSVARMRLVATEACRRATNAREFIRMVKRETGLALEIIEPEEEARLAVVSCAPLVSTRTQQLLVVDIGGGSTELVWIDISAVPRAERPRAIMRLHAGFHMADSPFPAARVVDWISVPLGVATLREQFDDVEDDAARFALMSWFFEENLAEFAPYSAVQETEGFQIIGTSGTVTTVAASHLGLRRYDRTKVDGLRMTTAQIDAVIRSYLDLGPAGRRADPRIGRDRHALIMSGAAILQALMRVWPTDRLSVADRGLREGLLYAQMSADGVLEDGPF; encoded by the coding sequence ATGGCGCCCAGGCGTCCGACTGGCGCGGGCGCGTTCCCCAAGGCGGTTGCAACCTCCGCGCCACCCCCGCCAGATCCGGCTTCGCTCTATGCGGCGCTCGATCTCGGCACCAACAGTTGTCGCATGCTGATTGCCCAGCCGAAGGGCAACCAGTTCCATGTGGTCGACAGCTTCTCGAAATCGGTGCAACTGGGCACCGGGCTGGAAAGCTCCGGCCGTCTCAGCCGCGCCTCGATGGCCCGCACGGTGCAGGCGCTGCGCATCTGCAAGGGCAAGCTGGAAAAGCACTCGGTGGCAAGGATGCGGCTGGTCGCGACCGAGGCCTGCAGGCGGGCCACCAATGCGCGCGAGTTCATCCGCATGGTCAAGCGCGAGACCGGGCTTGCCTTGGAGATCATCGAGCCCGAGGAAGAGGCGCGGCTGGCCGTCGTGTCCTGCGCGCCCCTTGTCTCGACCCGCACCCAGCAGCTTCTGGTGGTCGATATCGGCGGCGGCTCGACGGAGCTCGTCTGGATCGACATCTCGGCGGTGCCGCGGGCGGAACGGCCACGGGCGATCATGCGGCTTCACGCGGGTTTCCACATGGCCGACAGCCCGTTCCCGGCGGCGCGCGTCGTGGACTGGATCTCGGTGCCGCTGGGGGTGGCCACGCTGCGCGAGCAGTTCGACGATGTCGAGGACGACGCCGCGCGCTTCGCGTTGATGAGCTGGTTCTTCGAGGAAAACCTCGCCGAGTTCGCGCCCTACAGCGCCGTGCAGGAGACCGAGGGGTTCCAGATCATCGGCACCAGCGGAACGGTCACGACGGTGGCCGCGAGCCATCTGGGGCTGCGCCGCTATGACCGGACCAAGGTGGACGGGCTCAGGATGACCACGGCCCAGATCGACGCGGTGATCCGCAGCTATCTCGATCTCGGGCCCGCGGGGCGCCGGGCGGACCCGCGGATCGGCCGCGACCGGCACGCGCTGATCATGTCGGGGGCCGCGATCCTGCAGGCGCTGATGCGGGTCTGGCCGACAGATCGGCTGTCGGTGGCCGACCGGGGCTTGCGCGAGGGACTGCTCTACGCGCAGATGAGCGCCGACGGCGTGCTGGAGGACGGGCCGTTCTGA
- a CDS encoding TRAP transporter substrate-binding protein produces the protein MTTRRKFLAAAGVGAAAAGLAAPAIAQSTIRWRMQTYAGPALAEHVIKPAIDTFNKIAGDEMEIELYTADQLVPTGELFRAMQSGTIDAVQSDDDSMASPTEVTVFGGYFPFASRYSLDVPVLFNQYGLNDIWAEEYAKVGVQHISAGAWDPCHFATKDPIRSLEDLKGKRVFTFPTAGRFLSQFGVVPVTLPWEDIEVAVQTGELDGVAWSGITEDYTVGWADVTNYFLTNNISGAWIGHFFANQDRWNEVPERLQALMRVCFEQSHYYRQWWYWGGEARLRVDGEKMELTSIPDSEWDQVEEAARTFWDEIAAESETKARVVEIFKQYNADMQKAGRPYRYSQA, from the coding sequence ATGACCACAAGACGCAAGTTCCTTGCCGCCGCCGGCGTCGGCGCCGCCGCCGCCGGCCTTGCCGCGCCCGCCATCGCGCAATCGACGATCCGCTGGCGGATGCAGACCTATGCCGGCCCGGCGCTCGCCGAGCATGTGATCAAGCCCGCGATCGACACCTTCAACAAGATCGCCGGCGACGAGATGGAGATCGAACTCTACACCGCCGACCAGCTGGTGCCCACGGGCGAGCTGTTCCGCGCGATGCAGTCGGGCACGATCGACGCGGTGCAGTCCGACGACGACTCGATGGCCTCGCCGACCGAGGTGACGGTGTTCGGCGGCTATTTCCCCTTCGCCTCGCGCTACTCGCTCGACGTGCCGGTGCTGTTCAACCAGTACGGCCTGAACGACATCTGGGCCGAAGAATACGCCAAGGTCGGGGTTCAGCACATCTCGGCCGGCGCCTGGGACCCGTGCCATTTCGCCACCAAGGACCCGATCCGCTCGCTCGAGGACCTCAAGGGCAAGCGGGTTTTCACCTTCCCGACCGCGGGGCGGTTCCTGTCGCAGTTCGGCGTGGTGCCGGTGACGCTCCCCTGGGAGGATATCGAGGTCGCGGTGCAGACCGGCGAACTCGATGGCGTCGCCTGGTCGGGCATCACCGAGGATTACACGGTGGGCTGGGCCGACGTGACCAACTACTTCCTCACCAACAACATCTCGGGCGCCTGGATCGGCCATTTCTTCGCCAACCAGGACCGCTGGAACGAGGTGCCGGAACGGCTTCAGGCGCTGATGCGGGTCTGCTTCGAGCAGTCGCATTACTACCGCCAGTGGTGGTACTGGGGCGGCGAGGCGCGGCTGCGCGTCGACGGCGAGAAGATGGAGCTGACCTCGATCCCCGATTCCGAATGGGACCAGGTCGAGGAGGCGGCCCGGACCTTCTGGGACGAGATCGCCGCGGAGTCCGAGACCAAGGCCCGCGTCGTCGAGATCTTCAAGCAGTACAACGCTGACATGCAGAAGGCCGGCCGGCCTTACCGCTACAGCCAGGCGTAA
- a CDS encoding MurR/RpiR family transcriptional regulator — protein MPGDAPTIADRLQARLDELTRAECQLAHAILESYPVSGLGTITELAQAAEVSTPTVARMVQKLGFKGYAEFQRALRSELEARISGPVARRETWAEGAPGGHALNRFTEAVIGNIRHSLAQIDTACFDTACDLIADPARRVHVVGGRITRTLADYLFLHLQMVRPGVVPFHGQPNAWAHSLLDLARGDVLVIFDVRRYENATLRLAEMAAERGAEIVLFTDQWRSPVHRLARTVLTSRTVVPSAWDSSVTTLLLVETLIAAVQERGWGETRTRMEGLDEMFDRTGLFRKFT, from the coding sequence TTGCCCGGAGACGCCCCAACCATCGCCGACCGCCTGCAGGCGCGGCTCGACGAGCTGACCCGCGCCGAGTGTCAGCTCGCCCATGCGATTCTCGAAAGCTACCCGGTCTCCGGCCTCGGCACGATCACGGAGCTGGCCCAGGCCGCCGAGGTCTCGACCCCGACGGTGGCGCGCATGGTGCAGAAGCTGGGCTTCAAGGGCTATGCCGAGTTCCAGCGCGCGCTGAGATCCGAACTAGAGGCGCGGATATCCGGCCCCGTCGCCCGGCGCGAGACCTGGGCCGAGGGCGCGCCGGGCGGGCACGCGCTCAACCGCTTCACCGAGGCAGTGATCGGCAATATCCGTCACAGCCTCGCCCAGATCGACACCGCGTGCTTCGACACCGCCTGCGATCTGATCGCCGACCCCGCACGCCGGGTCCATGTCGTGGGTGGTCGGATCACCCGGACGCTCGCCGATTACCTGTTCCTGCATCTGCAAATGGTCCGCCCCGGCGTGGTGCCCTTTCATGGCCAGCCCAACGCCTGGGCGCATTCCCTGCTCGATCTGGCGCGCGGCGACGTGCTGGTGATCTTCGACGTGCGCCGCTACGAGAACGCCACGCTGCGCCTTGCCGAGATGGCCGCCGAGCGCGGCGCCGAGATCGTGCTGTTTACCGATCAGTGGCGCTCGCCCGTCCACCGACTGGCGCGGACGGTGCTTACCAGCCGCACAGTGGTCCCTTCGGCCTGGGACTCGTCGGTCACGACGCTGCTGCTCGTCGAGACGCTGATCGCCGCGGTGCAGGAACGCGGCTGGGGCGAGACGCGGACGCGGATGGAGGGGCTGGACGAGATGTTCGATCGAACCGGATTGTTCCGAAAGTTCACCTGA
- a CDS encoding TRAP transporter large permease subunit, with the protein MSYEMIALLMFASMMLMLFTGQRVFGAIGAVAAIAALTLWGTGGSNIPFSSAMKLMKWYPLLTLPMFIFMGYILSESRIADDLYRMFHIWMGTVSGGLAIGTIGLMVLISAMNGLSVAGMAIGATIALPELLKRAYDKRMVTGVIQAGSSLGILVPPSVVLVLYAMIARQPVGQLWLAGILPGLMMAAMFIIYIYLRCRITPRLGPAMSHDELAEYDRVSDRPVQINFLVIGALIGLPALVYAGVLLPENALLAGLGLGLAAWLTRKLSFLHLDIFMREKYRLLFAGLLPLVIFAVMMVPFVNGWTSLVESSAIGALTAFVAAVVKGRMTREVFENSVRQTLAVSCMFMWIILAALAFGAVFDGLGAVRAIENLFTEQLGLDPWMILILMQLSFLLMGTFLDDTAMLVIVAPLYIPLVDALGFDLIWYGVLYTITTQIAYMTPPFGYNLFLMKAMAPKEIGLKDIYASIIPFVGVMIVALATIMAFPQIALWLPELVYSR; encoded by the coding sequence ATGTCCTACGAGATGATCGCCCTTCTGATGTTCGCGTCGATGATGCTGATGCTGTTCACCGGCCAGCGGGTGTTCGGCGCCATCGGCGCTGTGGCGGCGATCGCGGCGCTAACGCTGTGGGGGACGGGCGGGTCGAACATCCCGTTCTCCTCGGCGATGAAGTTGATGAAATGGTATCCGCTGCTGACGCTGCCGATGTTCATCTTCATGGGCTACATCCTGTCCGAGAGCCGGATCGCGGACGACCTCTACCGGATGTTCCATATCTGGATGGGCACAGTCTCGGGCGGCCTGGCGATCGGGACCATCGGGCTGATGGTTCTGATCTCGGCGATGAACGGCCTCAGCGTCGCGGGCATGGCGATCGGGGCGACCATCGCGCTGCCGGAACTGCTGAAACGCGCCTATGACAAGCGGATGGTGACCGGCGTGATCCAGGCGGGATCGTCGCTCGGGATCCTCGTGCCGCCCTCTGTCGTGCTTGTGCTCTATGCGATGATCGCGCGTCAGCCGGTCGGGCAACTGTGGCTGGCGGGGATCCTGCCGGGGTTGATGATGGCGGCGATGTTCATCATCTACATTTATCTGCGCTGCCGGATCACGCCCAGGCTCGGTCCGGCGATGAGCCATGACGAACTGGCCGAATACGACCGGGTCTCGGACCGCCCGGTGCAGATCAACTTCCTGGTGATCGGCGCGCTGATCGGTCTGCCGGCGCTGGTCTACGCGGGCGTCCTGCTGCCTGAGAACGCGCTGTTGGCGGGGCTGGGCCTCGGGCTTGCCGCCTGGCTGACCCGCAAGCTGTCCTTCCTGCATCTCGACATCTTCATGCGCGAGAAATACCGGCTGCTGTTCGCGGGCCTGCTGCCGCTGGTGATCTTCGCGGTGATGATGGTGCCTTTCGTCAACGGCTGGACCTCGCTGGTGGAAAGCTCGGCCATCGGGGCGCTGACCGCGTTCGTCGCGGCGGTGGTCAAGGGGCGCATGACGCGCGAGGTGTTCGAGAACTCGGTCCGCCAGACGCTTGCCGTCTCCTGCATGTTCATGTGGATCATCCTCGCGGCCCTGGCCTTCGGCGCGGTGTTCGACGGGCTGGGGGCGGTCCGGGCGATCGAGAACCTGTTCACCGAGCAGTTGGGCCTCGACCCCTGGATGATCCTGATCCTGATGCAGCTCAGCTTCCTGCTGATGGGCACCTTCCTCGACGACACCGCGATGCTGGTGATCGTGGCGCCGCTCTACATCCCGCTGGTCGACGCGCTCGGCTTCGACCTGATCTGGTACGGGGTGCTCTACACGATCACCACGCAGATCGCCTACATGACGCCGCCCTTCGGCTACAACCTGTTCCTGATGAAGGCGATGGCGCCCAAGGAGATCGGGCTCAAGGACATCTACGCCTCGATCATTCCCTTCGTCGGCGTGATGATCGTGGCGCTGGCGACGATCATGGCCTTCCCCCAGATCGCGCTGTGGCTGCCGGAACTGGTCTATTCGAGATGA